In Dolichospermum sp. DET69, the genomic stretch GCTTGTTTGATATTTCCAAATTTTAGCAATGTCTTCTTTGCGATATATTGATATTTTGATGTCGTGAGTATTGACAATATTTATCTAGGGATTGGGCTGCATCATTATGACTTGAATCATAAAATGAGCTTTTTGGTCAAGATATGCTTCGCAACGTAGGGGTTAATTTTATGCTTCAAAATGCAACCAAAGTAGAAAACTAATTTTCTCCATGTAATACGCGGTAAAAATGTTGAATTGACGGTATATTACATGGAAAGATTGTTAAGGCGAATAATTGCTCAATGTGTCGTTAGTTGTAGTTGGGGACATCAGTGGTCAAAGAAGTCGGGGTTATTTGAAGCAAAGTAAAGTAACTGATGTTAAAATCAGTTTATTCTGTGATGAATTGGCAATTGAGCCACCATGTTAGGAGAATAAAATTTATGCAAGTTGTGATCGAGTTACCTGATGAGTTAGGAAAACAACTTTTAGAGTTGCCCAATATGGAAATGGTTGTCCAAGAAACTATCAAAAAAATGTTATTAGTAGAACGACAAAAACAATCATCTCAATTATTGGTAAATATAGTTAATGATTTACCTGAGTTTCCTGTATTTCAAAATCAAGACCCCTTAGAGTTACAAAGAGTATTACGCGATGAATGGACTTAAGTATCTGTTAGATACAAATATTTTAATTGGGCTATTTCAACGTGATTTAATAATTTTAAATCTGCTAAAAGATAAGCTGATTAAAGTTAATGAATGTGCTTATAGTGCTATAACTCGGATGGAGTTACTGAGCTTTCCTTCTATAAGTTCTACAGAAAAAGAAGCGATTAAATCTTTATTAAATCAGATGACTTATTTAGCAATTACATCAGAAATTGAGGACGAAACTATTAATTTTAGATATACCCATAAAACAAAATTACCAGATTCTATTATTGCGGCTACAGCTAAGTATCATCAAATTGAGTTAGTAACATTAGATAAAAAATTAGCGAGTAAGTTGAAATCAAATGATTGAGATAATTCCATAAATATCTTTTTTGCGATACCTGCGATACCTGCGGTGAGCATCGCTATCGCTTTCTCATTAATTCTAGTGGGAAAACTAAAACCATAGAAAAGACGAGCGATAGCGATGCGCTCCGTAGGTATCGCTGAACTTGTTAGTCAATTTCAAGTGGAGCAAAAAGAATTACCAGCTTCCATATTACAAAAAAACCGTCCGTTGAGAATGAGTATATCTGTTGACAATCAAATTAACAGAATGCTTATTCAGCAACGGTTGCAGCCTTAGCGTAACTTTCTGTACGATTGCTCATTTATCCCCGAGAACAGCACGACATTGTAAACAATGAAGATTGTTCAGTAAATTAGACCTCTTGTAGAATTCATTTTATGTTATAAATAAGGGTTGGCTTAATTTTAGCTAAAAGTTAGAATCACACGCCTATCTTTGAATTTGTGATGCCTTCGGCGAGCGTAGCTATCGCAACAACACCCAAATATACATAAAACCTAAAACTATTTATTGTACCACAGAAACAATTGTGCAAGAGGTCTATTGATTAGTCACCTTGAAAGGTTAAGGGCTGCCCATTGCTACTCAAAGGCGATATTGAGTGCTTGTGCCAGCATTTGTGCAATGTCATCCACGCTTTCGTTATCATCTATTTTGGATTCTATTGATATGCTGTGTGCTGTCTGTGTTGTTGGTTGTGCCATTTGCTCTGCCTTCTGAGGGGCATCATCAAACATTTTTGCGACTAGGTAATCATGCAATGAATCAAGTGTTGGGCAATTAAAGAGCAGAGTGGCTGGCAGAGGGCGTTCTAAACTACGTGTCAAGTGATTCCGAAATTCAACCGCCATCAAAGAGTCTAGTCCCATATTCATCAATCCCTGATAGGGATCAATTTTTTGATTAGATGCCAAACCGAGAACTCTGATCGCAGTTTTTTGAAGATGTTCCATCAAAAGGGCATCCCGGTCTGTCTCTGAGAGTGTTTGAAGCTGTTGCCGCAGACTGACTTCCTCTGAGGTGCTGCCTGCTGTTTGCCGCAATTTGGCTTCTTTTTCGTTACGCAAGTGGTGTGTAAAATATTCATAGAATGGCATATTCACGCCATCATGGGATAGATATTCAGCCCAATTAGTCGGTTGTACAGCAACTTGGGGGATTGTATGCTGATTAAGTTTTTGAATAAGTTGGACGAGAATATGCCTCCCTTGCTTTGGAGAAATTGCCGCGATTCCCCGTTGTTCCCATGATAAATTGGCTGCCATGCCCACTTCTGCCCAAGCCCCCCAGTTGATACTCAAGCTATTAGATCCCTTTATGTGACGATAATACATTAATGAATCCAAAAACGCATTCGCTGCGGCGTAATTGGCTTGTCCTGGTTCTTCTATGAGCGACGCAACAGATGAGAACGCGACAAAGAAATCTAAGTCAAGGGTTTGGCTCTGTTGGTCTAGATGCCAAGCTCCGCGCACCTTGGCCGCCATCACTTTTTCAAAACGCTCTCGATTTTGTTGGAGCAGGATGCCATCATCCAAAACGCCCGCCGCATGGACAATCCCTCGAAGAGAGGTCTTGCGCCGACTTTCTACTAAGAGTCGTTCACTATCTGCTGCAT encodes the following:
- a CDS encoding type II toxin-antitoxin system VapC family toxin; this encodes MNGLKYLLDTNILIGLFQRDLIILNLLKDKLIKVNECAYSAITRMELLSFPSISSTEKEAIKSLLNQMTYLAITSEIEDETINFRYTHKTKLPDSIIAATAKYHQIELVTLDKKLASKLKSND